The nucleotide window caattaaaaatgtaaaatctcatattgttcatcatacatctttaaaagttaggacattttttttttcactggcaacgctgattcttaagCTGGAGGTCCACACCACGCGTTTTACGCTTTCTCGCATTCTACGCGGCTGTCAAAAAAGTAGAATCAGTGTATTTGTACGCTGCAAGTTACATGTACAAAAGCGTAGAATGCCTTGACGCGTAGAATGCTTAAAGTAGATCtactttctacttttataagcgTCACAAGCGGCGCACGAACATGTCAGctgattttgacaatttatattctttttcaatgtctatttttcaattttaataaattaaaacaagtttaatggtgaaaaactaaataaaaactgcagaaaacgcgaagtttttttaataataaaacaaaaaattgacgCTTAAAAAGCATCACATGTAACTTGAAGCGTAGAATGCGAAGTAGGTATAAAAAGCACGCAATGCTTTGACGCGAAGACGCGTAGTGTGGACCTCCAGCtttaaattgtgcgataaaaaatCGATACACAACatgcttgtttgagttctcaagctagactgattaaaagttgtttatttctctacaatgcgtgtgcacacgtacgtaagagaagagtaaatgaaaaacgcggcgcccatgttttgcctttccctgttTTGTATGGATAAACAAGTTTCTCAAACTAGTTTATCACCATAAACAACTTATAACATGTTTATGGCGTAGGTGTAATGCACtattaggtttttggctctcagttacctatctagttgttgtctatggtaCATACCATGttcatttatgtatatttaaaagaattggcccataatcatagtcaaaaataaagtacattttaagaaaattaaactcgactttacttaagagtggactttaggtctatcatagacaagttaaagtatacttctgacgctgaagtcgactaaatataaaactagctgaagttgtttttaactcgtttagcAACAGCAttagctgttcttcgccgagtaaagaAGTTCGtgacaaagtaaaaaatgtttaagttacaagatattggtagagattttgaaattattgaacagttatcaataaaattagtaccaaaatatcctaattatgatattaatcttatcttttccatttttccacaacaaacaactttctttctttagatgtcccggttatttttattgtttacgttttttggatttatttttttaattttgtatgtcagctgttcagcgttgccacttgtctgttttttgttgtatattgtatgaaaacattttctacatttgcggtggcacccagttaaagtcggttcaatttataacatactttaattttgactatggttgcaaattaataaaaagcaggtttttattttaaagttgtttttaaaaagaaccgactttagtgttagactatgattatgggccaatgttttttgtcggtatattgagaaaaccaaaattgttaaaGGACACtttatcggcctaataaatttatgtcgacatttGTAATaggcagtttgtcgatacattgagaaaatGGGCCAATGTATATTACATGGAATCGTTGTTAGTTATTGAATTTATCTGTGATATCGGTTTTCACTGTTTGCCAATGTGATTTACGGTTTTGttgtatttagtttttagtgtttttagttttatgtatttattttatttaacagtcTTCTCTGTTAGTTATATTAAATGCCAGGAGCAAGCATTGTTTGCGTATCATTTTAACAGTTCAATGTTAACACATATGATTTTTATTCAGCAAGTTGCTTTTCATCTTTTAAAGTGAATTAGAACAAGACAAATATATagtttaaagattttctacatcAAAATGTCGATTTTGTATCTCACTCTTCtatgtaaagaaaaaaagactaaataaaactCTTTACTTACTTCTGAAACACCAAATGTAAGGTATTTACAGACGACAATACTGTGTATTAatacttttacatttttttaatactgtctgtaaatcaaaaaaaaaattagtgttatttgaaaatctaataacattggcgcatattcataaacgatcaccaagtgttgacagtatatatcgatcaaaatattatcgatattttgttttctctatatGTTAAAGCAGTAACTAATGCCAAGTTTCCACGGtagtctgaattacttaattcgcgttttgaattacgatcgcgaatcaacctgtttacacgacaacattcttaattcagtttgacatttatttatttcttctgttttttgtttattttgtttgtttggtgcgaattttaaatttgtaatttggcaatggataaaaaaggtaagtaaaaacataaaattgtagcattattaattaaacaaatataatttaattattattttcattattagaaaaaagaaaaagtgcaagcaagtgggaccagggcagcgagcgggctttattagaggtgtggactgaaagaatggcagagctgctacttctacaaatgaatttaactttattcagactttttatttcttttaatttatttatttaatacaaaaatctttttctatattttgttttgacatttttgtttggacagctgatttcgatacataaataatcgataaaaattagagatgacagtcattcgttcgtaattcataaggtaattcaaactgaattacgtacgaacaaggtaattcgcacttgaaattttgtatggcgaattatgtaattcagttcgtaattgggggttgaatgacgaatgagagagtgaatgacgaataatgccgtcgtgtgaacatcaaggttgccaatttagccaatttccggctagatctagtgattttattttcatttagccataaaaaatggctagattaTTCTAGCCGGAAGATtttgccattttattttgtcctagccttttttattttaaacttttcttgaaattttttaaaaaatataccaatattttgaatcaaatgacaaagaaatagtcttttttaaaaaaaatcttacgtAGTGGATTTGATGAGAACAGGCTGCGTaattgtttccaaagcaaacaCATCAGTCATATtcgaaaatcaattttgcatttatttaatgGATCCGAATTCATACatggcgaattcatacaaggtgctatcagttctacaaatacaacaattagTCTTAACAAacgtcaaaaaacaaaaatgaaaaattaaacaaataagtattaaaacttaatgtaaTGTAAAAACTAGCTTTGACaactgttagaaccaaaaagcgaaaaaaaattatgagctgtttgactgactccaccttgtataaattcgccttgatcagTTATAGTGACAAAATGTAACGTAACTGTAACGTCTGAACCTGTTAAAAAACAGAATTGCTTTACGTTTCAACGTGACATTTACTAACGGTGTTGTcaacttgttgattttaaaagtcttgtataaaaaatacttatgctcagaacgcttaacaatattttcaatgttctaaaaatgttttaaatatttcaataatataaatacatatataaaaaacaaaatgtaagaaaagataagctcactgtttattgttgattttttgtttaagctttgatatttttacaaataaagcttgagtgtctgtaattctcattcactctatagtttgatttgtataatatctttagcttttctaaagccttttgggaaaaggtttcctgatgatctggcctaagcaactagtgaaatgcgcatagtctacgtttacaatgcagaaattgaaaggtagacagacgaagtttgatGGCGAGGTGTTGAAGAGGTACAGTGTGTATTAaacaggtttaggttagttcaaaagaaaatgagaaaaatgtctgcctttcaatttctgcattgtaaaaggggacaaaggaactagcatatcccacaacaataaatgtcattCCCACAACAGCcagttctacgcaccggaatcaactcagcaatcactgctgctacaacaacaataaatgtcagtgaatttatcaataattggaaaatttactaaaaacaaaattttgttattgttatggtaatatttacttattatacaaattagttcacacaagcatttataaaatgtatactaataatagtcgaaagtaataagtttgaaaatattaaattaatattttgtatagacaaattaaattaacaaattagggccattattacaacttgcctttatgttcgaaaTAGTGAAAGGtgaaactttaagcaatagaaaaaggtacccttaaagttaactattactattacgaacataaaggcaagttgtaataatggcccttagtataaagtacaatacaatattaattaatttttaagttatcggacctttaataaataaagtctgtatgacaaggtaataaataatatttataattgtctcctaatggagacaaaaaaattataaaatcgcttgaacagtatttaaaacaattgtgttgataacactttcaaatagctctttaaatttgtttgtttatgtcaaaaacatatgacacgtttttaatgttctataatcgcactaaagtgttacgttaagtcaacattacggtgacattacatcaacggtcggctaacccagccttaagacccctttcacactaggcaatttagttgcgcaagtctcttgtgtttgtagatgccagaggtaatgggttaaggagaagaaaattttgcatgctgttttgttgttgggcaagagacttgcgcaactaaattgcctagtgtcaAATGGGTCTAACTAGGCCTTAACCCCCAAGTTAGCAAATGGCATATAAAACACAGGAGAAAAACGCAATAATAgtacatcattttattttaactgtaaattgaatatttttttaaatttgttatcccATGACAAGATATGAAACATGACAACATTGATTTGTTGTATAAAGTCTGGCAATACTACTTATTTGTATTAATCATAAATAAACACATCTCGTTTACATCAGTATCTATTggttaataatatatttaattaaattcccCCTTTTAAAATAGTTGTCCAGttgcaaataattaaaaaataagactACACCATGGAAGGGGAAGATAACAGTGAGAATGAGCTGTATGAAGTCGCTCCAAAGAAAATGAAGACCGAATGGTCTAAAAGCTACTCTAACAAAGCTAtgcaaatgatgaaaaaaatggGATACGAAACTGATAAAGGTTTAGGCAAACAAAGTCAAGGCCGACTGGAGCCTATTGTTGCCTTTCAGCAAGATGGTAGACGGGGATTGGGATTAAAACATGAAGGTGTTATTCAATCAGGCGAACACTGGGATCCAAATAGTGAGGAAATTAGTGTTCCGGAAATTGTTTCGTGGATTCCCGCTAGTAGCGATTTTAGTTACAACCTGCAACAATTAAAGTGCTGGATTAGTTTTGGTGAACGTAAAGAATCTCTGGATGATGAAACATTATTTGTTGAACCCGAAATACTGAACGGTATTTTAGAAGCTAAGACTGTGTTCGATCAACtaaatgaaaatgaattgaGAAGAGCGCGGTCACGAAGTAACCCCTTTGAGACAATTCGAAGTTCCATTTTTCAAAACAGAGCGGCTGTTAAAATGGCTAACATAGATTCAATGTTAGATTTTATGTTCACAAGTCCGAAAGATAAAATGGGTAATTCTCTTGTACATGCCAACGATCTATTGTATTTTGCTGATATATGTGCTGGTTAGTAGTAATAAGCATATTAAagtattattattgaaatttaaattttttaacaggtCCAGGAGGATTTTCAGAGTATATattgtatagaaaatcatggGAAGCAAAAGGCTTCGGGTTTACACTTCGAGGCGCAAATGATTTCAAGTTAGATAAATTTTTTGCGGGTTCTCCGGAATCATTTGATCCATACTATGGTGTACAAGGAGATGGAAATGTTTATGTTGAAGCTAATCAGGATTCGTTTGctaattatatatttaagcatTGTGCAGAAGGCGTCCATTTTGTTATGGCAGACGGTGGATTTTCGGTTGAAGGTCAAGAAAATATTCAAGAGATTTTATCGAAGCAACTGTATTTGTGTCAGTGTCTCACAGCTCTCAAAATTCTAAGGTGCAATGGAAGTTTTATTTGTAAGCTATTTGATATATTTACTGCGTTCAGTGTTGGTCTGGTATATCTAATGTATCAGTGTTTCGAAGAaatatcaataataaaaccaaatagTAGTCGACCTGCAAATTCGGAAAGATATTTAGTGTGTAAATGGAAAAAGCCTGATACGGAGatcatatgtaaatatttaaatttgatcaacaatcatttaaacaaacaaagcGATCGGGACGTGTTAGAAATCGTAGACTTGGATGTTATTATGCGGGACGACGaattttttaagtatattaAAGAATCGAATAATATAATTGGGCGTAATCAAATTattgggttaaaaaaaataacggcATACTGTAATAATCCGCAATTAAAAGAAACAAGGCAGTCAGAATTCCGAAAAAAATGCTTAGAACTTTGGGGATTGCCTGACAAATTACGACAGGCTCCTGAAAGTAAATCAATTGAAAAGTTTCttgaagaatttttaaatacttgGTACGAAGATAAAGGTTGGTTTAATTCTACATCAGCTGAGTTAGTATCAACTACAATGTTAAACAAATCAGTAGAAAGCATATACGATTGGTATTTTGTACCAATTGGGCGAGGGGAAACAAGTGCGAATGCTTGCAGCTTTTTTATTTGTACTACTAGAGGAAAAGTACTTCGGTATACTGACATGAAGAAGTGGGAACCTGTGGAGTATATGTTCGAATTATCGCCAAAATCACTGTTTTATGGTGAACTTGTCTTTGAATATAGTGGTGAGGGCCGAACACAGACCAGAACATGTAATTTGCACATAATTGATGCAATTATGCTTGGAGGTAAAGATGTACGAAGAATGAAGTTAAATGAACGTTTGTCAATGTGCACAAAATTTGCTAAGAGCATCAATAAGCCATTTAAAGAGGGCAGCGTTTCATTATTACGCTGTAAAAGACTGTTCAAATTAGATGATATTGATGAATTCTTTGGCGTAATGAGACACTATACCCTAAAGGATGGCTCTCTACGTCTGGGGATATCACTAAATGATTctgattcaaaattttttgttcctgGAGGAATATTGCTGTTTTGTGAAATATTTCATTACTTCTTCTCAATTATGTCAAAGTCCAAGAATATGCTCTACTACTTTGATAAGACATGTAATGCATcgtattacaaaaataatatgcCACCTGAGATGCACAATATATTATACGCTTCATTTCGAAATAGCTTTATGAGACGGCTTCTGTGGAAATGGACAAATACATATCAAGTAGAAGAACATAGTAATAAAGTGGATGAAAATGTGTTATACAGAGatgattttatacaatttattgtaaataaacaaaatatataatatttgcataataatactaattttaatgatatgatttttctgattttatttatttacttttttaatttacaaaattactcgtGACTTTTTTGCGTTTGACTTTAAAATAGCTGTCCAAATGTTTCAAATTCTCGTAGAACACAATATGTTAttgaatacatatataaaaatatagatttttcagAGATGGACAAATTTATACGGAATGACAATTTATGAAAACAAGGAAAGTTATGTTAATCACCCtcatcgtggttggcgtaaacgtcttacgcctacgactgtttcgtactagattaaagataaaatgcaaactgtttctttaatctagtccgaaactgtcgtaggcgtatgacgtttacgccaaccacgataagggtgaatatgaatttaacaattgtatattctaattttttaaaacttataatTTAGATATCTATACGATGTCGTTAAactatgatattttttacttttcaagTTATGATAGTTTTTAgttgcaaaaatattaataaataagcaTTTTAATCTTAAATTACGACTTTTTTACTTTATATTATGTTTGTATATGGAATGCAATATTTTACTTAACATTATTTGTATTATAACTTCCAATATTCAAAATGgtcgaaaacataaaataataagtaaACATATGGAGCGGCGAGCATATCTGTGAGCAAATATTATACAAAAGCGAAGATTCagccatagagaaaacacatagagcggaaactctcctgtcaaagacctaactcagttgtcaaaaacctaagtggtgagaatgtattagtaaaaaaaaactatgtgaaaacaaaaaaaaacactcgtatgtgtaacttttttgagtaatttttttgtttgagtttttttcgagtttcagctctatgttctctatggatTCAGCATTGAAGTTTTCAAAACATTAACGTCTCAGTATAGTTTCAGTCCGCATAGAATCCACTGtctattgaacattttttaaagtaagttttttttaataaataatatttaaataatgcaGCACAGATTTTTACAGATTTAAAACAAATGACAGTCGATCGGTATGgttattttgacattctacaacCACTATTGAATGGTTATGGTTTGTGGACTTAATTGTGCCTTTCCTTTTAATACGTATATCAGGAAAATACGATATCGTATCTTATGATAATATCGTTATCAATAATAAAGTAAgatatcataaattttataacaattaaaaatgcTATATTCGTTTGTGCCGAATCATAAATACCAgggtatttaaattatttgatttttctcttgttcgaataaaaccaataagagattttatcttgttcgaataatttgatcacacgtttaaaattaatcgaattattcgaatattaattttttaaaaaaagtaaagaaggaagttttgatgtaggttttttaatatcttattgttaaagaaaaacaataaataacgtTAAAGGTAACAATTCAGGTTTATATTGataattcgaaaacaaagtccaccattaaattttcatcagaaatattctgatcagatttccTCCCGAACaatgtacaaaacaattgaccAGTAAACCCTTTAGTTACCGATTTGGtgctatgttttaaaaaatttgagctagttggacatgatcctgaattcaagtacaatatatgtcacacccagttcaaaagtgactcaactcaaaattaattttttgggttACATAAACCCGAAAAATGAATTTGGAGCTTAAACTATgcttgtttatctatacaaaaaatatcagtggcaaggtctattaataaggtctgtgcaactaatcagctgataattttttgtcCCTTTGTGTTTATATACTGAGattgtcaaaatttgtttaaaattttagagctccattgtttttttttgtaaagattccttttaaattctaaagatttattaaaacaaattaaaaacattaaaaaaagtaataaaaatgagTTATTGATACAGCAGTTTGTGTATCAGATCATTCCTTTTCATTTTGTAGATTCAAACCTTTTTCACATTAATCATGTTCGGCCGCACATCAGCAGCATCACAGTTTAAAGCCCTGCACTCTTTGACCGCACTTTGTTCGGGAGATCTTTTGGAGTTTGttgtaaatttatatacatatttaaaacaagtaagagtgctatattcggctatgccgaatcttatatacccttcacctttgttgtggatgcattattattttttataattagtatatatgtatgtacattgcccactttcagcgtacagcatcctaaatttatcaagaacacaaaaaacaacaacaacgccaaacgaaacaaaacaccaaagaaaaaccaaaatacgcaagccaatgaaaccaacacacatccaaacatacgtttaattgtataaaaaacaacaacgccaaaagaaacaaaacacaaaagaaaaacaaaatacgcaaagcatgcacatccaaacatacgatttgttgcttttttgtcaaaaaaaccaacacacaaccaaacaaacgtttagttgtataaaaaacaacaacaacgccaaaagaaacaaaacacaaaaaaaaacaaaatacaaagcATGCACATGTTTTGTAGAGTTGCACAGACCTTATTAATAGACCTTGATAAgtggtatatatttattttcgatttctgaaaaattaaaattttgagttgtgtcgcTTTTGAACTGGTTTTAAAATGAGCAACTAATTCTTTACTAAATGAATGatttactttttctaaattatttataacaaaatgtattatACCCGCAAGCTccatcaacgttgccgaatcttttattAATTAAGTGGTCCaagggaattacacaaatctgtcaagagtttgatatcattatcagtgaacgtggctaatttgaagtcagacagtgcatgacTGGCGTAGATGTCCAACGATGTTTAACATTATGTACAAGACgaaatccatgtttttcttgcaacaaaacgtaagtttgcaatgttttttgtttatcattagatttattaaatacagCTGAACCGACAGAAGTTGTCctgtcaaaattataaaaatgttcgacGCGGGAACAGGCGACATACGGAGCCACTGGAATCCTttgtacttcctttaagtattgTTGCTTCGATGACATCAGGTTTATTTCCGCATGTCGGGTGCCGTTACAAAGACGTGGTTGGTTTATGATTCGTAACATTATGATTACCGATCAGACTTTCAGTTGGAGATTGTAAGGCGGTAATCCGGGTAATTCCAGCGAGTTGGATAGTTGACGACATCATCTGGGAAGTAACGTAATCTACCGATTTGTATGTCATCAATTCGACAGCAATATCACTTTGAATCTTAAAATTGTATTCGTCGACATCAATGTTTTTAGCAGACAATATAGCACGTTAGCTCAACCattcattatttttgtaattttgtgcaatgtttggAAACACCTTTCGGATGAGTTCGGATTTTGATACGGTGAACTGCAGAAAGAGACGGGAAGTTAAATGCAGCCGTTCGAAATGTCAATTCCGTTGCCAATGTCCAgtaattgtttggaaaatacttctccagattgatcgttctgcagctccacacatatgtatgttcaCAGTCAATTTGAGTTTCTTGACGTGTTTCCAAACAACGGACGACTTCAAACATGCATCAATGTTTCCCGAAAATCACCTGCCAACAGAGTCATCGCACCTCAAAACCCACTTTGATTGCTTCGTAAATCTTGCAACGTTTTGTCTAATGCCTCCAAAGACTTTTTATGCGCCATTTTACACTCATCCCAAACGATAAGTTTGCTTTGCTGCAAAACTTTGGCCTTCATTaattttcattgatttgcaCATTCAATGGCAACTTGAGTGCTGAATGAGCAGATCGACCGCCTTCCAACAACGTGTCTGCAGCGTAAAAAAAATCCTTCCAGTTTCATCTTTCATAACTATCATAAGAGTGTCgtacgcatatttttgttgacGATTCAACAGTGGTTTGTTTTTCGGATTGATTCCCTTTAGGCATCGCAATCGTGCATCGGACGATAAGTTGtttaatcttataactaaaattaaaactaatttaaagataaacggacctcatcttagcggggtggcaGATCTCCTATAcgaagccttgatctggtttgggTCTGTGTGAGAAGACGAACAAGCGGATTCGGGTGGCATTATTGTAGT belongs to Calliphora vicina chromosome 4, idCalVici1.1, whole genome shotgun sequence and includes:
- the Cmtr1 gene encoding cap-specific mRNA (nucleoside-2'-O-)-methyltransferase 1, giving the protein MEGEDNSENELYEVAPKKMKTEWSKSYSNKAMQMMKKMGYETDKGLGKQSQGRLEPIVAFQQDGRRGLGLKHEGVIQSGEHWDPNSEEISVPEIVSWIPASSDFSYNLQQLKCWISFGERKESLDDETLFVEPEILNGILEAKTVFDQLNENELRRARSRSNPFETIRSSIFQNRAAVKMANIDSMLDFMFTSPKDKMGNSLVHANDLLYFADICAGPGGFSEYILYRKSWEAKGFGFTLRGANDFKLDKFFAGSPESFDPYYGVQGDGNVYVEANQDSFANYIFKHCAEGVHFVMADGGFSVEGQENIQEILSKQLYLCQCLTALKILRCNGSFICKLFDIFTAFSVGLVYLMYQCFEEISIIKPNSSRPANSERYLVCKWKKPDTEIICKYLNLINNHLNKQSDRDVLEIVDLDVIMRDDEFFKYIKESNNIIGRNQIIGLKKITAYCNNPQLKETRQSEFRKKCLELWGLPDKLRQAPESKSIEKFLEEFLNTWYEDKGWFNSTSAELVSTTMLNKSVESIYDWYFVPIGRGETSANACSFFICTTRGKVLRYTDMKKWEPVEYMFELSPKSLFYGELVFEYSGEGRTQTRTCNLHIIDAIMLGGKDVRRMKLNERLSMCTKFAKSINKPFKEGSVSLLRCKRLFKLDDIDEFFGVMRHYTLKDGSLRLGISLNDSDSKFFVPGGILLFCEIFHYFFSIMSKSKNMLYYFDKTCNASYYKNNMPPEMHNILYASFRNSFMRRLLWKWTNTYQVEEHSNKVDENVLYRDDFIQFIVNKQNI